The genome window TCGCGCGTGCTCATAAGGTTGGCATATTCATCGTACTCTTCCAGCGGGTAATTTCCTGTACCATCTGGACGTCGtccttgttgctgctgttgcgccTGCGACCTCTGTCGATCGCTGGCCACGGATCCTGCTCTGCTCTGTTGCATTTGGCGTACCACAGCAGCCTGTTGAAGCAGCGGATGGTTCTGCTGGATCTCTTGCACTAGTCGCATGTTGAACATGTTATACATGGAGTTTGGGGGCTGCTGACCTAATAGACTTGTGGCAGCTTGCAGCGGGTGCGGCGGCATTCGCGGTGGCTGCATCTGGTGCGGATGGGGTGGTTGCATAAAAGCCCCTGGATGCATCCCAGCGGCACGCATTGCATTGAAGCTCGGATGCATAGCAAAATTGTTCAGGGCCGTGGGCAGAGCGTGCGGATTGGGTAGAGGTCGCTGGTTGCCGCCGGGCAGTGGAAAGTTGGGCGGCATGTGCTGCTGCATTAGAGGATGCTGAGGCAATTGCGGAATATTCCCGGGCAGACCTTGCGGGTAAATAAATCCGGGCGGCACTCGGTTGCCACCCATACCGTTCAGTTGTTGCTGCGACGATGGCGTGGGCAGTAGCTCGGGCAGTGGATGGGGTCCGGGGAAACCCAAATTTGGCCTCGGTGGAGAGGTGTGCGGCGTGCCCAAGAAGCCAGGGGGTACTGCAATGAATTGTTAAATGGTGTTATTTTCATATGGCGCAGAAATCTATCAGGGTCTTGAAGATTGTTACTTAAATCTGTCTCAAAAAATAATCATAGATTGGTAAgaaataaatgtaatatttgGACAAATGATACTTTTTGTTGGACAAGTTTTCTGTATTAAAATACTGAGGCCTGTTTTTGTATGCATCAATACTTGTTagttttaatatataattaccCTTGTGCTGCGCTTGTTgtggcggctgctgctgcgactgttgtttctgttggtgctgctgcaaCATCTGTTGCTGCAACATGGTTGGTGTCGGCACCTGCTGCCTGTTACCCAGACTAAAATCATCGAACATTTTGCGTTCCGCCTGTTGCTGactctgctgctgttgtttcgGAATGGCCTGCTGAATGATCATATTGCGTTCTATATCCTCGAGAGTAGTTATTTTGGGAAAAGGCTGTGGAGTCAGGGCAAAGTTGGCATTCGCTTCCTGTGGGGGCTTCATTTGTtgtgggtggtgctgctgatgttgctgctgttgtggctTGAAGGCGCTGCGCATAGGCTCGCGGAACAAATGTTGGTTGTTGGGAAACGGCTGTGATCCCCAGACTCCGGAGTCCAGCTTAATGCGGTTGCTCAGGCCACCGGCTTCGCTTTCAGTGGTGAAAGAGGACAGGTCCATGTCGTCCAACTTCATTGAGGAAATGTTCAGCTCCAAGTCCGAGTCGCCTATGTGACGAGACTGTCGGAATGGGGCATTCAAAGGGGCCGGAGTTGAGCCGCTTGAAGAGGGCGCCGATGATAGCGGATTAGCGCGTCGCAGGAAGGCACCATTGCCTTGATCGGCAAAATCCGTATTCCCACTAGATTCCGCGGGTCGCTTCCGCACCCTTTCGCCATTCCCGCCCAGGCGTACCATCGTCTCATGGGCTTCCTCCCAGTCGCCATTTATCGCGGATCCAAAGGTTTCGTCATTGAGGGCATCGTATTCCGCCTCGACGATGCGTCCATCGCCACCATCTTCGTCCTGGAGAAACAATTGAAGCAAGTAAATTAGACATTCCTACTTTTTCTGCCCCCGGTGGCCTTCGATGCCCCCTTATTTGCCGAGTGAAAAGTGTGCGTTGGGCATTTGCCGCTCCTTGTACGGCCCCGCTATTCCCGATATTGCTGCCGCAATGCCGGGACCGCTGCTTACCGGTAGATTCGTGTCAAATCCGAAAAACGAGTCATCCATGGCGATAAATCTATTGCTTTACAAAAAATTATCATGACTTGTCAGTGACAAGTTGTCACCTCAGCAGTAGAGCTGTCAAAACATCGATGGTACTATCGATAGTCTGACATCGATGGTCTTCTTACTATCGACATAATACATGAATTTCGCTCGCATCGTTTATTAATGGCACTATTTTACTGTTATGGTATTACAAATGTTGGAATTAataagcaaattaaaaaaattgtttcatACTTTTTTAATGAAGGTACACGACTGAAAATTTGTCTCATATTGCTATAGTAATGTTAGAATCAATTGATGGTTCAACCACTGCCGGATTTTGTAtgttgcatatttatttattcagtTTGGACTTACTATGACTGttaaattaaagtaaattatAAGTAATAAGTAATCTAATCTAAGTAATTATAAATCTGCCCATATGCACTCTTTCAATGCATTCGATATTTTGAACTAGTTTGAAACTTGAAATCAGCGCCCGCAAGCTCATCCCTAAATTACTAGTTCTTGAACTATTGCTTTGGACGGAGCTGCGAGCCTGTTTCCTTTACCAAAACAACTTAGTCGAAATGAAGCGGAAAACGAGCGAGATCTGGTGCTTTTTCCGGGCGGTGGACGACACGTTTGCTGTGTGCAATATCTGCAAGGCGAAGCTCTCATACAAGACGACCACCACGAATCTGAGCAAGCACATGAACAGGATGCATCCCACATCGGGACTCAACCGGAACTCCAAGTACAAATTCCAGCCGCAGACCACTATTGCCATCGACCGGAACAAAGCCAAGCCGCGCAATTCAACGCAAGAGCTGATATTGCTGGAATTCGTGAAGAAACATCCGCGCCTGCTTCAGAATCCGACGTGGGAAACACGGGGCAATCTGGAGTCGCTGTGGGAGGAACTGTCAAACGAACTTAATAGCCACGGTCCGCCGCGAAAAGATATAGCCACCTGGAAAAGGGTATACTGACTTACTTTTTCCCTAACCACTTgcattaaaagtttatttgtttgtagGCCTTAAAGGACTGGAAGAGGTTTATCCTGAGAAAAGTGGAAAAGAATGAGATGCAGAACATGCCTTTTGGCACCAGTCTTAGTTCGTCGGAGGAAACAATAGCCACGCTGTGTAGGTTAAACGAGGATGTAAGTCAGATTATTATGAAAGTCTCCGACGATGAAATGCATGAGAATTCCACCACGGAATTTGATGTTGACGAAGTAGAGGACGTGGTCCCGGAAGAACATGGTGACGCCCTTCAGACCTCCGCCGAGTACGTTTACGAACCGGAGGAGAACAAAACGGACATAGACCCGCTTTACCTGCAATCGAACAAACGGGCCGCATTGGCCAGCAGTCGACTGGAGGAGGAAGAGACCACGCTGCTTGACAAGATTAGCAATAACCTAGGAATGGTGCACGATACCGCCAACAGCGTTCAACTTGCACTCAATGAATTTTTCGTCCTGTACAAGCAGAAGCTGTACGAGGACAAGCGACATCACTTGGCAATTGAACAGTTAATGGCTGAGAAAATAGAACTGAAAAAGAAACTATTGGAAATCGAGCAAAAAAAGTTGTCGCTCAAATGACGAGATACACACAAAATCAAGTAATATTATGGTAGTTTTAAGACCCTAATCTTTAAATAATCTAAGatatattttgattaaaattatCACATTTCTTC of Drosophila mauritiana strain mau12 chromosome 3R, ASM438214v1, whole genome shotgun sequence contains these proteins:
- the LOC117143413 gene encoding protein PAT1 homolog 1; this encodes MDDSFFGFDTNLPDEDGGDGRIVEAEYDALNDETFGSAINGDWEEAHETMVRLGGNGERVRKRPAESSGNTDFADQGNGAFLRRANPLSSAPSSSGSTPAPLNAPFRQSRHIGDSDLELNISSMKLDDMDLSSFTTESEAGGLSNRIKLDSGVWGSQPFPNNQHLFREPMRSAFKPQQQQHQQHHPQQMKPPQEANANFALTPQPFPKITTLEDIERNMIIQQAIPKQQQQSQQQAERKMFDDFSLGNRQQVPTPTMLQQQMLQQHQQKQQSQQQPPQQAQHKVPPGFLGTPHTSPPRPNLGFPGPHPLPELLPTPSSQQQLNGMGGNRVPPGFIYPQGLPGNIPQLPQHPLMQQHMPPNFPLPGGNQRPLPNPHALPTALNNFAMHPSFNAMRAAGMHPGAFMQPPHPHQMQPPRMPPHPLQAATSLLGQQPPNSMYNMFNMRLVQEIQQNHPLLQQAAVVRQMQQSRAGSVASDRQRSQAQQQQQGRRPDGTGNYPLEEYDEYANLMSTRDKHWLIGIQLSQLNTDTPYIDDYYYTVFRERKAQQNGQMRNSQAHKDNQLNHPLTQPRGHAQLILVQLGNKNGTRNGHGRERRNSENANSTSGSTNNGSGGNNNNLTGYIFSPLKFENSLGKLQYGSVTAPRKIIDADIMSGESNTASEANATSSSTSSTPLPISANHDVNPSSMRKSRHILLLIETLYRYLLKLEDLESPEVMATIELKKKKEAERIAALEQLEMANKTPEERAAEAANPQTMNPQLKNKFNYEVETKAALVNKLKAGLAFDKVIAMMNVRKGKILIRRIMPFIADQSIRWVVWSGVFCSLQTVVKKDKDDVEGVLYALYPEFKKHVNKATFELLVSISSAITLNDKKLAGIFCSRFGILSLVALILRAEEIYVSRTDATLTEENRQKWREFLAQVASCLNRTIQNQTISAAIESDAIQPLMDHFERFKDLKLDALLALITEARHQID
- the LOC117144624 gene encoding uncharacterized protein LOC117144624, giving the protein MKRKTSEIWCFFRAVDDTFAVCNICKAKLSYKTTTTNLSKHMNRMHPTSGLNRNSKYKFQPQTTIAIDRNKAKPRNSTQELILLEFVKKHPRLLQNPTWETRGNLESLWEELSNELNSHGPPRKDIATWKRALKDWKRFILRKVEKNEMQNMPFGTSLSSSEETIATLCRLNEDVSQIIMKVSDDEMHENSTTEFDVDEVEDVVPEEHGDALQTSAEYVYEPEENKTDIDPLYLQSNKRAALASSRLEEEETTLLDKISNNLGMVHDTANSVQLALNEFFVLYKQKLYEDKRHHLAIEQLMAEKIELKKKLLEIEQKKLSLK